Proteins from a single region of Trichoderma asperellum chromosome 3, complete sequence:
- a CDS encoding uncharacterized protein (EggNog:ENOG41) — MDTDPVSCNMASAFYEIMKESGLQRQLERGWGNNYAHDGAADSASSPTSDFGDTNQSNRSRSRQSSKVSSPSGSRRVAQRRDGKRLKSPKSKKSGGSEVKEEDEEETMEDIQAMPESGNPYSLNHDPQTAATGEDHRTSGYKLNREDYADREYLRELDSELDTLRKHLLQRANPPRSFP, encoded by the coding sequence ATGGATACCGATCCAGTCTCCTGCAATATGGCGTCAGCATTTTACGAAATAATGAAAGAATCTGGACTCCAAAGGCAGCTGGAGCGTGGATGGGGAAACAACTACGCACATGATGGTGCGGCGGATTCCGCATCATCACCCACTTCTGATTTTGGTGATACCAACCAGTCCAACCGATCACGGTCTCGGCAAAGTTCAAAAGTATCATCTCCATCAGGATCTCGCAGAGTGGCACAAAGACGAGATGGGAAGCGCCTCAAGAGCCCCAAGTCAAAGAAATCCGGAGGAAGCGAagtcaaggaagaagatgaagaagagaccaTGGAGGATATCCAAGCCATGCCAGAATCCGGTAACCCGTACTCTCTGAACCACGATCCTCAGACTGCGGCGACTGGAGAGGACCATCGGACCTCTGGTTATAAGCTGAATAGGGAAGACTACGCAGACCGTGAATATCTGAGAGAGCTGGACTCGGAGCTGGATACTCTTAGAAAGCACTTGCTCCAGCGCGCCAATCCTCCCAGATCATTTCCCTAA
- the RCO3 gene encoding glucose transporter (EggNog:ENOG41~TransMembrane:12 (i12-36o71-90i102-122o128-146i158-180o192-211i288-307o319-337i344-365o377-401i422-443o449-469i)) has protein sequence MAIAMGWHKPDNVAGSSAPAIMVGLFVASGGLLFGYDTGAINGILAMNEFKERFGTCKDQPDRDDICAKDSALIVAILSVGTAIGALLAAPAGDMLGRRRSMLLAVGIFCIGAICQVCAEALPALLVGRGLAGLGVGAVSVLIPLYQSEMAPKWIRGTLVCAYQLSITIGLLCASIINILTSKLHSSAAYRIPLGLQLVPALILTAGLILLPETPRFLVKQGKKDAAGLSLSRLRRLDITHPALLDELQEIVANHQYELSLGPDTYKEIFVGSPHLGRRTFTGCGIQMLQQLTGINFIMYYSTTFFGGSGVDSPYTKSLIIQIINVVSTFVGVFVIESWGRRRLLIVGAIGMACCQLLMASFAAAAGESLKSASATILIVFCSINIFFFAASWGPVAWVVTSEIYPLKVRAKSMSISTFSNWVLNFGIGYSTPFMIGSGPGTAGFGTKIFFIWGAFCILAVFFVWAMVYETSKISLEQIDEMYERVDHAWNSRHFEPSWSFQQLLDEGWSASAQPPPDHELQTTPSQSSADTTLGDSNSVTIHMPHSTHGNGNEITTASSDENKESIPTMAHVDFSY, from the exons ATGGCCATCGCCATGGGCTGGCACAAGCCCGACAATGTCGCTGGCTCGTCGGCGCCAGCGATCATGGTCGGGCTTTTTGTCGCTTCCGGTGGCCTGCTCTTTGGTTATGATACTGG GGCCATTAATGGCATTCTCGCCATGAATGAATTCAAGGAACGGTTTGGCACATGTAAAGACCAGCCCGACAGAGACGACATTTGCGCCAAGGACTCGGCCCTCATCGTCGCTATCCTCAGCGTAGGCACGGCGATTGGAGCCCTCCTCGCCGCTCCCGCTGGTGATATGCTTGGTCGTCGACGGAGCATGCTCCTCGCCGTTGGCATTTTTTGTATTGGCGCCATCTGCCAGGTCTGTGCCGAAGCATTACCAGCCTTGTTGGTTGGAAG AGGCCTAGCTGGACTCGGTGTTGGTGCCGTGTCTGTCCTAATCCCACTGTATCAATCTGAAATGGCTCCGAAATGGATTCGTGGTACTCTGGTTTGCGCCTATCAGCTCTCCATCACTATAGGGCTCCTATGTGCATCTATAATCAACATTCTCACCTCTAAACTCCACTCATCGGCCGCTTACCGAATCCCTCTTGGTCTTCAACTCGTTCCCGCTCTCATTCTAACCGCTGGCCTTATTCTCCTCCCCGAAACTCCCCGATTTTTGGTTAAGCAAGGCAAGAAAGACGCTGCCGGTCTTTCACTCAGCCGTCTTCGACGCCTCGACATCACTCATCCGGCTCTTCTTGACGAACTCCAGGAAATTGTCGCCAATCACCAGTACGAATTGAGCCTGGGTCCAGACACATACAAGGAGATTTTCGTAGGCTCTCCTCATCTAGGACGCCGGACCTTTACAGGATGCGGAATTCAAATGCTTCAACAGCTTACTGGAATCAACTTCATCATGTATTACAGCACTACGTTTTTCGGCGGTTCCGGCGTTGACAGCCCCTATACAAAGTCGCTCATCATCCAAATCATCAACGTTGTATCTACGTTTGTCGGTGTCTTTGTTATTGAGTCTTGGGGTCGGCGAAGGCTGCTTATTGTGGGCGCCATTGGTATGGCTTGCTGCCAACTGCTCATGGCATCgtttgccgctgccgctggcgAGAGCCTTAAATCAGCCTCTGCTACCATACTCATCGTTTTCTGTTCCAtcaatatcttcttcttcgctgccTCCTGGGGCCCCGTGGCATGGGTCGTAACGTCGGAGATTTATCCTCTAAAAGTCCGCGCAAAATCAATGTCTATCTCGACATTTTCTAACTGGGTGCTCAATTTTGGCATCGGGTACAGTACACCATTCATGATAGGTAGCGGTCCGGGCACTGCTGGTTTTGGAACCaaaatcttcttcatttGGGGAGCCTTTTGCATTCTCGCAGTTTTCTTTGTATGGGCCATGGTCTATGAAACGAGCAAAATCAGTCTGGAACAGATCGACGAGATGTACGAGCGGGTGGACCATGCATGGAACAGCAGACATTTCGAGCCCAGCTGGAGCTTCCAGCAACTGCTTGACGAAGGGTGGTCGGCCAGCGCGCAGCCTCCACCAGATCATGAGTTACAAACAACTCCTTCACAATCAAGTGCTGATACCACGCTCGGTGATTCAAACTCAGTCACCATCCACATGCCTCACAGTACTCACGGTAATGGCAACGAAATAACGACAGCGTCCTCGGATGAAAACAAAGAGTCTATACCCACCATGGCACACGTCGATTTTAGCTACTAA
- a CDS encoding uncharacterized protein (EggNog:ENOG41~SECRETED:SignalP(1-17)), which translates to MKFFALLQLSLFTAATAATAPPTDQQPLRRPEQQQRLPPHPPPGHLPVMMGSSGNDSQVQPAVLLYDILGTQRSLTTFFSLTRMHESTSEPLSDAKTNTTVLAPNNIIIDDLPRKPWENPGDYAALGEQAYDGSGGKDRADDNMRKFVEAHLVVGTSPWEAGVKAKTAAGTEVWWETKTDKDGNEKRVIMPDEVVVDRVASRVANGEVWILNGVLNYA; encoded by the exons ATGAAGTTCTTCGCCTTGCTCCAACTCAGTCTATTCACCGCCGCAACCGCAGCCACGGCTCCCCCAACGGACCAACAACCGCTCCGCcggccagagcagcagcagcgtctgcCTCCTCACCCACCTCCAGGCCACCTCCCCGTCATGATGGGCTCCTCCGGAAACGACAGCCAAGTCCAGCCCGCCGTCCTGCTGTACGACATCCTCGGCACCCAGCGCTCCCTCaccaccttcttctccctcacgCGCATGCACGAGTCCACGAGCGAGCCCCTCTCCGACGCAAAGACAAACACCACCGTCCTCGCGCCgaacaacatcatcatcgacgaCCTGCCGCGGAAGCCCTGGGAGAATCCTGGCGACTATGCCGCCCTGGGTGAGCAGGCGTATGACGGCTCCGGGGGCAAAGATCGTGCAGACGACAACATGCGCAAGTTTGTAGAGGCGCATCTTGTCGTCGGGACGAGTCCCTGGGAGGCCGGCGTGAAGGCAAAGACGGCTGCAGGGACGGAGGTGTGGTGGGAGACGAAGACAGATAAAGATGGCAACGAGAAGAGGGTGATTATGCCGGATGAGGTTGTAGTAGACCGTGTGGCCAGCCGAGTTGCCAACGGCGAGGTG TGGATTTTGAATGGCGTCTTGAACTACGCATAA
- a CDS encoding uncharacterized protein (BUSCO:EOG092D0OAE): MPDDIEFSSFDENDWKAQDAADEREIARLLEQGQNGTSGGLKLDDTPFDQTNKADDAEDFEDISDDDLPDEEEPSAGASLEVPGLTDDGNTSNDADDLFGEGPSSPIDLIDGPTSPAPHVRDAEAADDSQAISSGISFGAINFDPDPHLNGAANQDPDIPAPAESIGDLLKATWPAYKKGHILTWSELLPAKKATWKEKKPLKKPKYLVTSKLSLDLAPDDEKLFRIPGPASSATKAKLHEMAINGLVHCNLTTDGHEEDTAQFDIDPDSDTETVMGFTLRDIELACEDWNVHIDSVEKSFAAQQLAAEQATLSQKRHIEEAEQDDEWDAEFLMDIADDPQPRQKKRKAIKLGLPDIPRYTAPSFDNFEDATRRGAKRVHLDTSDPYLLLETESYNPNKRPRQEAKMKRMANGNMGRDVSQRFNLSNDEAYELLKENHQSKVRATLGNISVEHGMPALKLSWPYYKVKLGGTTDEYHRPRFRYKKSVGHTVRFEKPLHFKRKQMKGKAHEIFLKSKDLSLCDNSAAVLFEYCEPRPRVLNGFAMGSRLINYYRRKENSNEEDQLAKLELGEYRTLLPEDRSPFSLFGTVDPGEVVPTLHNEMYRAPVFKHTPRNTDFLIVRSTTGIGGAKWYIHKIDHMHVVGQTFPSVDVPGPHSRRVTNASKSRMKMLAFRMIRHSRSDNCQLSDITKHIAESTDTQNRQKLKEFLQYDRDSKEKGMWRLKPGEILPDENTIRAMIKPEEVCLLDAMQLGIKELEDAGYDPRNATIDDEAQGLDVDDEEDDDGEGSKIVKGAKKIAEKQEETLADKMAPWKTTKAFIDACAQKAMLQLHGEGDPTGHGLGFSFIRTSMKGGYIEAVQGPLATSADAMEREKRANGGHAYNVKKQQAMYEEGIREIWDKQKATLSDPQEHDVNDIATTEDEDDRFNVQSAATPAVFDDGTSQISGLTSSSRHPKRTIRITREVELPDGTTQTRIEIVHDPVVISQYIKRRTEADLEMRDIYSARPTGNADHDRLAGLRIKKELERLEKNKARRQAREQQKELHQKASAGDAGSPGADKIPTGTTRKCANCGQVGHIKTNKKLCPLLNGTMKADNGASEHGGFGNYNAPTGGAGSPI, translated from the exons ATGCCCGACGATATCGAGTTTTCGTCGTTTGACGAGAATGATTGGAAAGCCCAAGATGCCGCTGACGAACGTGAGATTGCGCGACTCCTGGAACAGGGCCAAAATGGTACCAGTGGTGGACTGAAGCTTGACGATACTCCCTTTGATCAAACCAATAAAGCAGACGACGCAGAAGATTTTGAGGATATCAGCGACGACGACCTTCCTGATGAGGAAGAACCCAGCGCAGGTGCTTCGCTTGAGGTACCTGGGCTGACAGACGATGGAAATACAAGCAACGACGCAGACGATCTCTTTGGAGAaggtccttcttctcccatcgACCTCATTGATGGCCCAACTTCGCCCGCTCCCCATGTCCGTGATGCTGAGGCAGCCGATGATTCGCAGGCCATCAGCTCAGGCATCAGCTTCGGAGCTATCAACTTCGACCCCGACCCCCATCTCAATGGCGCAGCTAACCAGGATCCCGACATTCCTGCTCCTGCCGAATCGATCGGGGATTTACTCAAGGCAACATGGCCGGCATACAAAAAGGGCCATATTCTTACTTGGAGTGAGCTTTTACCAGCGAAGAAAGCGACgtggaaggagaaaaaacCATTAAAGAAACCGAAATATCTTGTAACAAGCAAACTGAGCCTCGACTTGGCGCCTGATGATGAAAAGCTATTTCGTATTCCTGGGCCAGCAAGTTCAGCGACAAAGGCGAAGTTGCATGAGATGGCGATTAATGGTCTTGTCCATTGCAACCTCACGACCGATGGCCATGAAGAAGACACTGCGCAATTTGACATCGACCCTGATTCTGACACAGAAACTGTCATGGGCTTCACGTTACGTGACATCGAATTAGCGTGCGAAGATTGGAATGTCCATATTGACAGTGTTGAAAAAAGTTTTGCGGCCCAACAGTTGGCTGCGGAGCAGGCAACCTTATCCCAAAAACGCCACATTGAGGAAGCCGAGCAGGATGACGAATGGGACGCTGAGTTTTTGATGGATATCGCAGATGATCCCCAACCACGTcagaagaagcgcaaggcAATCAAGCTCGGCTTGCCAGACATTCCCCGCTACACCGCACCTTCATTTGATAATTTTGAAGATGCGACTCGACGAGGCGCAAAGCGCGTCCATTTAGATACCAGCGATCCATATCTTCTACTAGAGACTGAGTCATACAACCCTAACAAAAGACCACGGCAAGAGGCCAAGATGAAGCGCATGGCGAATGGGAATATGGGCAGGGATGTCTCTCAGCGTTTCAATCTCTCCAATGATGAAGCATATGAACTTTTGAAAGAAAACCACCAAAGCAAAGTTCGAGCCACGCTTGGAAATATTTCTGTTGAACATGGTATGCCCGCTCTCAAGCTTTCATGGCCTTATTATAAAGTCAAACTGGGTGGGACGACGGATGAATATCATCGTCCCCGTTTCCGTTACAAGAAAAGCGTGGGGCATACTGTCAGGTTCGAGAAGCCCCTGCATTTTAAGCGAAAGCAGATGAAGGGTAAAGCACATGAGATTTTCCTCAAATCGAAGGATCTGAGTCTGTGCGATAATTCTGCGGCCGTGCTGTTCGAATACTGcgagccaaggccaagggtgTTGAATGGCTTCGCCATGGGTAGCCGgcttattaattattataggcgAAAGGAAAACAGCAATGAGGAGGATCAGCTCGCAAAGCTGGAGTTGGGCGAATATCGCACGCTTCTGCCGGAAGATCGGTCACCATTCTCACTTTTTGGCACTGTCGACCCCGGTGAGGTGGTACCGACGCTGCACAATGAGATGTACAGAGCGCCAGTTTTTAAACATACTCCTCGAAACACTGATTTCCTCATTGTTCGCAGTACTACGGGCATTGGTGGCGCCAAATGGTACATACATAAAATTGATCATATGCATGTTGTCGGCCAGACATTCCCATCTGTCGATGTCCCTGGACCCCACAGCAGACGGGTAACAAATGCGTCAAAGAGCCGaatgaagatgctggcgtTCAGAATGATTAGGCACAGTCGATCGGACAACTGTCAGCTATCCGACATTACTAAGCATATTGCGGAGTCTACAGACACTCAAAATCGACAGAAGTTGAAGGAGTTTCTTCAATATGACAGAGATagcaaagagaagggaaTGTGGCGCCTCAAGCCTGGAGAGATACTTCCCGATGAGAACACCATCCGTGCAATGATTAAGCCTGAAGAAGTCTGCCTTCTTGATGCTATGCAGCTCGGCATCAAGGAGCTTGAGGATGCCGGCTACGATCCTCGCAATGCCACCATTGATGATGAGGCACAAGGGCTTGATgtcgatgacgaagaggatgacgatggcgaaggAAGCAAAATCGTCAAGGGAGCCAAAAAGATTGCcgagaagcaagaagagacGCTCGCCGATAAAATGGCGCCGTGGAAGACGACCAAGGCATTCATAGACGCATGTGCCCAGAAAGCTATGCTTCAACTACACGGTGAAGGAGACCCTACCGGCCACGGACTTGGTTTCAGTTTCATCCGAACATCTATGAAGGGCGGCTACATAGAAGCCGTTCAGGGGCCATTGGCCACCTCGGCAGACGCAATGGAACGTGAGAAACGTGCCAACGGTGGGCATGCGTATAACGTCAAGAAACAGCAGGCAATGTACGAAGAAGGCATTCGCGAGATCTGGGACAAACAGAAAGCAACTCTTTCGGATCCCCAAGAACACGACGTCAACGATATTGCGACGacagaagacgaagacgatcgATTCAACGTCCAATCAGCAGCCACGCCGGCGGTATTCGACGACGGAACCAGTCAGATCAGCGGCTTAACCTCATCTAGCCGCCATCCAAAACGAACGATTCGAATAACGAGAGAAGTAGAGCTCCCAGACGGCACGACGCAAACGAGAATAGAGATTGTCCACGACCCAGTAGTCATCTCACAGTATATCAAGCGGCGAACTGAAGCCGACTTGGAAATGCGAGA TATCTACAGCGCCAGGCCTACGGGCAATGCCGATCATGACCGTCTTGCAGGCCTTAG GATCAAAAAGGAACTCGAGCGattggagaagaacaaggccCGACGACAGGCtcgagagcagcaaaaagaattGCACCAGAAAGCTAGCGCCGGCGATGCAGGGTCTCCTGGGGCCGATAAGATCCCTACAGGGACTACCCGCAAGTGTGCCAATTGTGGACAGGTTGGACACATTAAGACAAACAAAAA ATTATGTCCTCTGCTTAACGGTACGATGAAAGCGGACAACGGCGCATCTGAACACGGTGGTTTTGGTAACTACAATGCCCCCACGGGAGGCGCGGGATCGCCGATTTAG